The Myxococcota bacterium genome has a segment encoding these proteins:
- a CDS encoding DUF423 domain-containing protein yields the protein MRALSAWTHVAAVLGATGIALGAFGAHALRARLEARQLEVWGTAVDYHLLHAVALLALALYASATGRPVAAPAALWTAGVALFSGSLYALALGAPRWLGPVTPLGGLCLVAGWVALLALARDPGGAPR from the coding sequence GTGCGCGCGCTCTCGGCGTGGACGCACGTCGCCGCGGTGCTCGGCGCGACGGGCATCGCGCTCGGCGCCTTCGGCGCGCACGCGCTGCGCGCGCGGCTCGAGGCACGCCAGCTCGAGGTCTGGGGCACGGCCGTCGACTACCACCTGCTGCACGCCGTCGCGCTGCTCGCGCTCGCGCTCTACGCGAGCGCCACCGGGCGCCCCGTCGCCGCGCCGGCCGCGCTGTGGACGGCGGGCGTCGCGCTCTTCTCGGGCTCGCTCTACGCGCTCGCGCTCGGCGCGCCGCGCTGGCTCGGGCCCGTGACGCCGCTCGGCGGCCTCTGCCTCGTCGCCGGCTGGGTCGCGCTGCTCGCGCTCGCGCGCGATCCGGGCGGCGCGCCGCGGTAG